The segment GTTTTGGCTACCGTATCGGCAACTCCAAAACCAAAAACCCAATACGCCATGAAGTTGAAAAGCGCAGCCCAAAGTACAGCCTGAAAAGGTGTCAATACTTTTGTAGCCACAATGGTAGCAATCGAGTTTGCTGCATCGTGAAAACCATTAATGTAATCAAATATTAAGGCAAGAACGATAATAACTATTAGTAAAGTCATAATTTCCTAATGGGTTATTTTTACGAGTGTTTTACTGAAATTTGTTCCATTACATTCGAAACACTTTTACATTTATCAGATGCCATTTCCAATGCAGAAAGCACTTCTTTGTATTTGATAACGTTTTTAGCATCGGTTTCATTTTCAAAAATATCAGCTACGGCTTTATCAAATACTGAATCTGCCTTACTTTCTAATTTATTGATTTTTTTGCAGGTATCCTTTATATTTTTATGATTCATCTCTTTCAATTCTTTGATTCCAACACCAATTAATTGACAGGCTTCCAAGTTGATTTCAGTTAACTTACGAATCGATTTTGTGATTTTTTCTACTTGGTACAAACGCATTCTACTGGCTGCGCCATGCATATTATCAGCAACGTTATCAATAGCTTTTATCAGTGAGTGAATATCTTCTCTGTCAAAAGGCGTGATGAAGTTTCTGCTTAATTCTAAGTGCGTTTTATGGGTAATCTCTTCAATTATAGCTTCAAGTTCTTCCACTTTTCTGAAAGATTCTTCTCTTTCAGTTTTTGGTGCATTCACTAATTCATGAAGTGTTTCTGCCAATAAGATTAAATTTGTTGAGGCTTGTTCAAATAAAGGAAAGAATTTTTTATCCTTTGGAACTAAAAATTGGAAAATACTGTTTAAAGTCATTTTGTTTGTTTTTGATGCTGCAAAGGTATTTATCTTATGTTAACTCAATATTAACTTATCAATTCAATATGGAATCTGTGTTTACAATTTCTTAACATTCATTCTTCAGGAAACAGAATCAAAATCTTTAAAAACGTTTTCGTATTTTAGCACACACTAAAGCAGTACAAATATACAACCATGGATATCAACTTCAATAAAAACGAAGATCACAACAAACTTTTACTAACCAATTTAAAAAATCATTTTGCCAAAGTAAAACTGGGTGGCGGAGTTAAACGCATTGAAAAACTTCATGCCGAAGGTAAAATGACAGCGCGTGAACGCATAGATTATTTGCTTGACGCGAAAGCAAAAAGCATAGAAATTGGCGCTTTTGTTGGAGATGGAATGTATGCCGAACATGGTGGTTGTCCTTCCGGCGGTGTTGTGGTAAAAATGGGTTACATTAAAGGAAAACAATGCATAGTTGTTGCCAATGATGCAACTGTAAAAGCCGGTGCCTGGTTTCCGATTACCGCAAAAAAGAACCTGCGTGCACAGGAAATTGCCATGGAAAATCGGTTACCAATAATTTATTTGGTTGATTCTGCCGGTGTGTATTTACCAATGCAGGATGAAATTTTTCCCGACAAAGAACATTTCGGACGCATATTCAGAAACAATGCCATCATGAGCAGTATGGGAATTACCCAAATTGCGGCTGTTATGGGAAGCTGTGTTGCCGGTGGTGCTTATCTTCCGATTATGAGTGATGAAGCGATGATAGTCGATAAAACCGGAAGTATTTTCCTTGCGGGAAGTTATTTGGTAAAAGCAGCCATTGGTGAAAACATCGATAATGAAACCCTTGGTGGTGCCACAACACACTGTGAAATTTCAGGTGTTACTGATTATAAAGCCAAAGACGACAAAGACGCTTTGGACAGAATTAAAAGTATTGTTGGAAAAATTGGTGATTATGAAAAAGCCGGTTTCAACAGAGAAGCTTCTCAAAAACCTGCATTGAAAGAAGAAGACATCTACGGTCTTATTCCTAAGTTGCGAACCGATCAATACGATATGATGGAAATCATCAAACGTTTGGTTGATAATTCCGAAATGGATATGTACAAACCCGATTACGGAAAATCCATCATCACCTGCTATACCCGAATTGACGGTTGGGCAGTTGGAATTGTAGCCAATCAACGTACGGTTTCCAAAACCAAAAAAGGAGAAATACAGTTTGGTGGTGTGATTTATTCAGATTCTGCAGATAAAGCCACACGTTTTATTGCCAATTGCAACCAAAAGAAAATTCCATTAGTATTTGTGCAGGACGTCACCGGTTTTATGGTTGGTTCCAAAAGCGAACATGGTGGAATCATTAAAGACGGCGCCAAAATGGTGAATGCGGTTTCCAATTCGGTTGTGCCAAAATTCACTGTGATTGTCGGAAATTCATACGGAGCAGGAAATTATGCCATGTGTGGAAAGGCGTATGACCCAAGATTAATATTCGCCTGGCCGAGTGCTGAACTTGCCGTTATGGGCGGAACTCAAGCTGCAAAAGTGCTAGCACAAATAGAAGCATCTTCATTAAAAGCAAAAGGCGAAACTGTAGATGAAAAAGTAGAACAGGAATTATTCGATAAAATTAAAGCGCGGTACGATGCGCAGGTTTCTCCTTATTATGCAGCAGCACGACTTTGGACAGACGCCATTATTGATCCATTAGAAACCCGAACCTGGATTTCAATGGGAATAGAAGCTGCTAACCACTCGCCTATTGAAAAGAAATTTAATTTGGGTGTGATTCAGGTTTGATAGTAACAAAACTAACATCAGTCCTACTAATGTTTTAGATTTTCTATTCTTATTCCATGAAAAAAATACTTGTCCTAAGTTTTATAATAAGCAGTTTCCAACTTCTTTCTGCTCAAGAAGCACCAACACGTAAAGACACGCTTCAAGGTGGACTACGCCCGGAACGAACTTGTTTTGATGTATTGCATTATGATTTGAACATCAAGATTAATCTGGAAGAGAAATCAATAGTTGGCTATAACAACATTAGCTTTAAAGTAGTCAATACTACTTCCAAAATTCAATTGGATTTATTTGCAAACATGCAGGTAGATTCTATCGTTTTCAACGCTGAAAAATTAAATTATAAAAGAGAATTCAATGCCGTTTTTATTGATTTCCCTTCTCCTTTAACACTAAAATCTGAGCAGAGTTTGAAATTTTATTATTCCGGAAAGCCAATCATTGCTAAAAATGCACCTTGGGATGGCGGATTTACATATTCAAAAGACAGAAACGGAAAACCATGGGTTGCTGTTAGTTGTGAAGGTATCGGAGCCAGTTTATGGTATCCTGTAAAAGATTCACAAAGCGATGAACCCGATTTTGGTGTCACGATAAAAGTAGCCATTCCAAATGGGTTGATGAATGTGTCCAACGGAAGATTTATCGGTAGCGTCCCGTTAGAAGAAAACGGGATAAAAAATGGTTATACACGCTGGGATTGGGAAGTTAAGAATCCTATAAACACGTATTCAATAACCGTAAACATTGGTGATTATGTTCATCTTCATGAAAACTACAAAGGTCTTGATTTAGATTACTATGTTTTACGCGACAACGAAGCGGCAGCCCGAATGCATTTTGAAGAAGTAAAACCCATGATGGATTGTTTTCAAAGTAAATTTGGAAAGTATCCTTTTGCCGATGACGGTTATAAATTGGTGGAAACTCCTTATTTAGGTATGGAACATCAAAGTGCAGTGGCTTATGGTAATAAATATATAAACGGTTATCTAGGAAGCGACAGATCCGGAACCGGAATTGGGTTGCTTTTCGACTATATTACTATACACGAAAGTGGGCATGAATGGTTTGGCAACAGCATTACATCCAAAGATTCCGCCGATATGTGGATACACGAAGGATTTACAACCTACACCGAATCTGTTTATATTGAATGTCAATATGGCTATGACAAAGCGCAACAATACATCAATGGCTGTAAATTAAATATCGAAAATCTAAGCCCGATTATTGGTACTTATGGTGTGAATAAAGAAGGTTCGACCGATATGTATGAAAAAGGAGCCATACTCTTAAACACGCTGAGACATATTCTAAACAACGATGATAAATGGTGGAAAATACTATTGAAATACTCCGAAACATTCCGTCATAAAATCATTGATACTGAAACTGTAGTCAGTTTTTTTAATACCGAAACCGGAATGAATCTGACTCCGGTTTTTAATCAGTATTTGAAGTATGCTGCCATTCCGAAACTTGAATTGAGAAAAAACAAAAGCAAATTAGAATTTCGCTGGAAAACAGAAGAAGCTAAATTCAATATGCCGGTTGATATCAAAATCAAAGGAAAAAAATACCGGCTTTATCCAACAAACAGCTGGAAAAAAACAAAATATAGTGTCAATAAAATTCAAGATGTCGAAGTTCTGACCAATGATTTTTACATCAATGTTGATTAATCCATCTATAACTTTATTCCTGTAATCTTTTATATGTAATTAAAAAATAGTAACTTAGATTAAATTTTAAACTTTGTTATTATGGATACTTCAGTAAAAGGTTTGAACAAATGGGCCAATGCACACTCTACTTTTTGGTTCGACGCCATCAGAATTATTTTAGGTATTTTTTTAATTTACAAAGGCGGTTACTTCGTCAGTAACAGTCGGGATTTTGAAGATTTAATTGCTCCCGTAAGTAATTTTATGGGCGGCATGTTAACTTTCCATTACATAGCAGCTGCTCATATCATGGGTGGGATTATGATTGTTTTCGGATTGTTGACACGTTGGGCATTAATAGCACAATTGCCTATTCTTGTTGGTGCTGTCTTAATAAATTTTATTGGAGATATGAATGTTGCCAACTTAATCATTTCAGTAGTGACTTTGGCTGTAAGCTTTTTTTACACCGTTTATGGCAGCGGAAAACATTCAGCCGATTACTATTTTAAAATGCACAAATAAAGTGTTTGTTTCAAAATAAAAACGTCCCGATTTATCGGGACGTTTTTCTATTTCATTGTTTCTTTTCTCATGATTTTTCCACTTGACGTTTCGGCAAACTTGGGAATAAAAACGACTTCTTTTGGTTTTTCATATTTGTCTAAAGCTTCATAAATAGAATCATCAAGTTCGTGTTTTTCGCCTTCGATAACTAACACCACTTTTTCTCCTAATTCATTATCAGGTTTTGACGCAATAAAAAAGCGTTGTTGAATTTTACTAGCCAACTTATCTTCTATTTGCTCTGGAATTAATTTGATTCCGCCACTATTGATAACATTATCCATTCTGCCAAGAAAAATGAATTGATTTTCATTAACTAATTCAACAATATCATTAGTGATAATAACTTCCGGTGAAATCCTTGGAGCATGAATAACCAGGCAATTTCTATCATCATACGAAATCGTAACATATGGAAGCACTGTGAATGCTTTTTCACCCAGCTTTCTGGCGGCAATGTGCGTAATAGTTTCCGTCATACCGTAGGTTTCATAAACTTCGGCTGGCAATTTTAATAGTTGCTTTTCCAATGCTTTATTTACGGCTGCACCACCAACAATCATCTTTTTCACTTTCTTTAATTCAGCTATTGAATTTTGCGCCTGCAGAGGCACCATCGCTACAAAATCAAAATCAATTTCGTTGTTGGCTAACGGATGTGAACTTGGAGCGACAAACTCTAAATCGAGTCCTAAAATCATAGCCCGAACCAACATCATTTTGCCTGCTACATATTTTACAGGCAGACATTGCAGTGCTTTATTTCCCGGTTGCAATTCAAAAAAATCTCCAGTAGCCAATGCTGAATCTACCATGGCTTGTTTACTGACAGAAATTGTTTTTGGTGTTCCGGTTGTGCCCGAAGTTTCCATTTCAATAAAACTCTTACTATCAAACCAGTCTAATAAAAAATCCCCAACCGGTTTTTCAAAATCTTCACCTTCTTTGATAAAACTGTACGCCACACGACATAAATCTTCCCTGTCGAGATGAAATCCATTCAACTTGAATAAATTATGCACATTTTCGTAGGTTGGACTATTCATGACTTTCAGTATTTTGTATTGGTTCTATGACTTCAATTCTAATTGTTCCACTAAGTTTTTCTTTCCAATTGGTCCAATTGTATTTTTTACTAAAGATAAATAATAGTAATGGAAAAATAATAAAGATTGGTACCAAAATTTCAAATCCGGCTGACGGTTCAGAAACATCTTTAAAAATAGAATTCGTTTGAAAAGCCGACCAATCGGAAGTAATCAATAAAGCGCCAACCAGGTTATTCGCTGCATGAAAACCAAGAGCTAATTCCATTCCTTCATCCATTAGCGTGATAATTCCGAGAAAAAAACCGGTTCCGATATAGTAAACCAAAACGATATAACCCATCTTTTGTACTTCAGGATTAGCGATGTGCATCGTTCCAAAAATAACCGAAGTCATCAACAACGGAAACCATCTGTTTTTCGCAAGGACGGCAAATCCCTGCATCAAATAACCTCTAAAAACGTACTCTTCTGTACTGGTTTGAATTGGGATTAAAGCTATCCCGATAATGGCCAAAATTAAAAATGGGATCGGTTTGAAATTATAAACAAAATTGTCCGGACTAAAATAAATCATCAGCAATGTTGTACCAACCGTAAAAATTCCCCAAAGAGAAAATGAAAAAAATATTCTTTTCCAATCCACTTTTTCTCTGGAAGTGGTGACCGACAGGAAGGTTTGCCTGTGAAAATATTTAACTACTAAAATGATGGCAATAAAGGCAATCAGAAAAGAAAACATTAACAGAAATAAGGTAGTGTTTAATGATAAAAAAGTCATTATCTCGGTTTCTGTCTTTGGGAAAGGCTTTCCTGTTTTGAATGATTTAATCAGACCAGCAATAATCAAAGGCAATTGACCAATTGTTGAAGCGACAATAATTATGAATGAACCAACTAAATACATCCAAAATTTATTTGTTGGCAAAAATCCTTTTTCTAAAAACATAGTTTTTTTGTTTCGCCTAAATTAACTTATTTCTTTTAAAATATATTACTTTGTAAAAAAAATATGTTGCAAATACTCCATAATCCAAGATGCGGAAAATCGAGAGATTGTCTGGCTTTCACAACAAAAACCAACACGCCTTTCGAAATCATCAATTACCTTGAAAACCCATTAACTGTTGACGATTTAAAGTTATTGATTAAGAAACTGAAAATCAAACCTATCGAATTAGTTCGTCAAAAAGAAACGATATGGATTGAAAACTATAAAGGTAAATCGTTGACCAATGCTCAAATAATAAAGGCGTTAGCCAAACACTCAATTTTGATAGAAAGACCTATAGTAATTGATGGAGACAATGCTATAATTGGCAGAGATCTAGAAAAACTCGAGCTTTTCATAAAATAACATTTAACAAAGATTTGTGAAAAGTGGTTTAAACCACACCGTATTTTTGTGGTCTTTAAGACTAGTTAAAAAAAAATATTTTCATGAAAAAATTTCATTTTCTTCTATCCACACTTGTATTACTGCTGACTGTTACTGTCTTTGGACAACAAAAACCTGCACGCACTAAAGTTACTATCACAGGAAAAATTGTAGAAAAAACAAGTAAACTACAACTTGAATACGCTACTATAACTTTTAAAAACACTCAGAACCCAAAGCTAATCTTTGGTGGAATTACCGATAATAAAGGGGATTATTCTATAGATGTTGTACCGGGAATTTATGATATAACTTTAGAATTTATTTCCTTTAAACCAACAACAATTAGTCAAAAGCTATTGAACCAGAATACAAATTTGGGAACGACAGCTTTGGAAGAAGATGCTACCCAACTTAACGAAGTGGTTGTTCGTGCCGAAAAAACTACAGTTGAAATAAAACTTGATAAAAAAGTATACAACGTTGGTCAGGACATGATGGTAAAAGGCGGAACTGCCAGCGATGTTTTAGATAATGTACCATCGGTTACCGTTGACGCTGAAGGAAATGTAGCTTTACGTGGCAATGATAATGTAAAAGTACTTATTGACGGAAGACCATCAAATGCTATTAGTATTGCTGATGCTCTTAAATCAATTCCGGCTGACGCACTTGATAAAGTAGAAGTAATCACAAATCCATCTGCACGTTATGATGCTGAAGGTGGTGGTGGAATTATAAATATTGTACTAAGAAAAGGTAAAAATCTTGGTTTAAACGGAACTGTAATTGCTACCGCTGGTGACCCTGAAACCTACGGATTAACAGGAACTGTGAATTATAAAGCAAAAGAATTTAACTTGTTCACAACACAGGGATATAACTATCGTAATAATCCGGGGAATGCATTTACTGATTCGAGGTATTTGAATTCAGATAATTCTACCAGAGATTTTATGAATGAAACAAGAACGAATGAAAGACTGAACAAATCATATAACGCAAATATTGGTATGGATTGGTTCTTAAACGAATCAACTACGTGGACCAATATCTTTAATTACAGAAGAAGCAGCGGTGATAATCGTGACAATGTTTTCCAAAACTACTATGACGTAAACCATGATTATACGTATACCAGAAACAGAATAAACGAAGAAGACTCAAAAAGTAAAAATGT is part of the Flavobacterium sangjuense genome and harbors:
- a CDS encoding DUF47 domain-containing protein, with protein sequence MTLNSIFQFLVPKDKKFFPLFEQASTNLILLAETLHELVNAPKTEREESFRKVEELEAIIEEITHKTHLELSRNFITPFDREDIHSLIKAIDNVADNMHGAASRMRLYQVEKITKSIRKLTEINLEACQLIGVGIKELKEMNHKNIKDTCKKINKLESKADSVFDKAVADIFENETDAKNVIKYKEVLSALEMASDKCKSVSNVMEQISVKHS
- a CDS encoding acyl-CoA carboxylase subunit beta, with product MDINFNKNEDHNKLLLTNLKNHFAKVKLGGGVKRIEKLHAEGKMTARERIDYLLDAKAKSIEIGAFVGDGMYAEHGGCPSGGVVVKMGYIKGKQCIVVANDATVKAGAWFPITAKKNLRAQEIAMENRLPIIYLVDSAGVYLPMQDEIFPDKEHFGRIFRNNAIMSSMGITQIAAVMGSCVAGGAYLPIMSDEAMIVDKTGSIFLAGSYLVKAAIGENIDNETLGGATTHCEISGVTDYKAKDDKDALDRIKSIVGKIGDYEKAGFNREASQKPALKEEDIYGLIPKLRTDQYDMMEIIKRLVDNSEMDMYKPDYGKSIITCYTRIDGWAVGIVANQRTVSKTKKGEIQFGGVIYSDSADKATRFIANCNQKKIPLVFVQDVTGFMVGSKSEHGGIIKDGAKMVNAVSNSVVPKFTVIVGNSYGAGNYAMCGKAYDPRLIFAWPSAELAVMGGTQAAKVLAQIEASSLKAKGETVDEKVEQELFDKIKARYDAQVSPYYAAARLWTDAIIDPLETRTWISMGIEAANHSPIEKKFNLGVIQV
- a CDS encoding M1 family metallopeptidase; amino-acid sequence: MKKILVLSFIISSFQLLSAQEAPTRKDTLQGGLRPERTCFDVLHYDLNIKINLEEKSIVGYNNISFKVVNTTSKIQLDLFANMQVDSIVFNAEKLNYKREFNAVFIDFPSPLTLKSEQSLKFYYSGKPIIAKNAPWDGGFTYSKDRNGKPWVAVSCEGIGASLWYPVKDSQSDEPDFGVTIKVAIPNGLMNVSNGRFIGSVPLEENGIKNGYTRWDWEVKNPINTYSITVNIGDYVHLHENYKGLDLDYYVLRDNEAAARMHFEEVKPMMDCFQSKFGKYPFADDGYKLVETPYLGMEHQSAVAYGNKYINGYLGSDRSGTGIGLLFDYITIHESGHEWFGNSITSKDSADMWIHEGFTTYTESVYIECQYGYDKAQQYINGCKLNIENLSPIIGTYGVNKEGSTDMYEKGAILLNTLRHILNNDDKWWKILLKYSETFRHKIIDTETVVSFFNTETGMNLTPVFNQYLKYAAIPKLELRKNKSKLEFRWKTEEAKFNMPVDIKIKGKKYRLYPTNSWKKTKYSVNKIQDVEVLTNDFYINVD
- a CDS encoding DoxX family protein; protein product: MDTSVKGLNKWANAHSTFWFDAIRIILGIFLIYKGGYFVSNSRDFEDLIAPVSNFMGGMLTFHYIAAAHIMGGIMIVFGLLTRWALIAQLPILVGAVLINFIGDMNVANLIISVVTLAVSFFYTVYGSGKHSADYYFKMHK
- a CDS encoding AMP-binding protein; this encodes MNSPTYENVHNLFKLNGFHLDREDLCRVAYSFIKEGEDFEKPVGDFLLDWFDSKSFIEMETSGTTGTPKTISVSKQAMVDSALATGDFFELQPGNKALQCLPVKYVAGKMMLVRAMILGLDLEFVAPSSHPLANNEIDFDFVAMVPLQAQNSIAELKKVKKMIVGGAAVNKALEKQLLKLPAEVYETYGMTETITHIAARKLGEKAFTVLPYVTISYDDRNCLVIHAPRISPEVIITNDIVELVNENQFIFLGRMDNVINSGGIKLIPEQIEDKLASKIQQRFFIASKPDNELGEKVVLVIEGEKHELDDSIYEALDKYEKPKEVVFIPKFAETSSGKIMRKETMK
- a CDS encoding CPBP family intramembrane glutamic endopeptidase, translating into MFLEKGFLPTNKFWMYLVGSFIIIVASTIGQLPLIIAGLIKSFKTGKPFPKTETEIMTFLSLNTTLFLLMFSFLIAFIAIILVVKYFHRQTFLSVTTSREKVDWKRIFFSFSLWGIFTVGTTLLMIYFSPDNFVYNFKPIPFLILAIIGIALIPIQTSTEEYVFRGYLMQGFAVLAKNRWFPLLMTSVIFGTMHIANPEVQKMGYIVLVYYIGTGFFLGIITLMDEGMELALGFHAANNLVGALLITSDWSAFQTNSIFKDVSEPSAGFEILVPIFIIFPLLLFIFSKKYNWTNWKEKLSGTIRIEVIEPIQNTESHE
- a CDS encoding ArsC/Spx/MgsR family protein, which encodes MLQILHNPRCGKSRDCLAFTTKTNTPFEIINYLENPLTVDDLKLLIKKLKIKPIELVRQKETIWIENYKGKSLTNAQIIKALAKHSILIERPIVIDGDNAIIGRDLEKLELFIK